The following coding sequences lie in one Arachis ipaensis cultivar K30076 chromosome B05, Araip1.1, whole genome shotgun sequence genomic window:
- the LOC107641447 gene encoding F-box/kelch-repeat protein At3g23880-like, with protein MATHSNQIPKDLVWEILAKLSVKSLKRFSCVHKSWLNLLENSDFKSIYYENLKSKTAYSSSLLLWRYFHDERSDPHIYEIEVHLLSGERYENMVTLVLPSLFEEIGFDRIIDCVNGIICHYKEAGLNVKIGLWNPKTDEHKIIPPSIITNDPDFDAQVEIHGFGYDNVNDDYKVIQHICYYHNEFYQYEPALANWQIYSLKSNCWKKLNLEMTEKGGFGEGYVTYLNGVCHWRGGDKNGKEVLVSFNLSTETFQTTLIGWQQSDDIDCLTRTLVVLNDSVALISSFDENSHIEISILGEVGVKESWVKLFTIGPFPYIWHPMIMGNKCDIIFFMGNENHELASFDVISGKVIHNISIKIDLFGTATKQTLSLCMYM; from the coding sequence ATGGCAACCCATAGCAATCAGATTCCTAAGGATCTTGTATGGGAAATTCTAGCAAAATTATCTGTTAAATCTTTGAAGCGATTTAGTTGTGTGCATAAGTCTTGGCTAAATTTACTTGAGAATTCTGATTTCAAGAGCATATACTATGAGAATTTAAAATCTAAAACTGCTTATTCCTCGTCTCTCCTTCTATGGAGATATTTTCATGACGAAAGAAGTGATCCACACATCTATGAAATTGAAGTGCATTTGCTTTCTGGAGAAAGGTATGAAAACATGGTTACGTTAGTTTTGCCAAGTCTGTTTGAAGAAATTGGTTTTGATAGAATTATAGACTGTGTTAATGGTATCATATGTCACTATAAAGAAGCTGGTCTTAATGTAAAAATAGGACTTTGGAATCCTAAAACCGACGAGCATAAAATTATTCCTCCAAGTATTATTACTAATGATCCCGACTTTGATGCACAGGTAGAAATTCATGGATTTGGTTATGATAATGTAAATGATGACTATAAAGTGATTCAACATATATGTTATTATCATAATGAATTTTACCAATATGAGCCTGCTCTAGCAAATTGGCAAATTTATAGTCTAAAAAGTAATTGTTGGAAGAAACTTAATCTTGAAATGACTGAAAAAGGAGGTTTTGGTGAAGGTTATGTAACGTACTTAAATGGAGTATGCCACTGGCGGGGTGGAGATAAGAATGGAAAAGAGGTACTTGTGTCATTTAATCTCAGCACTGAAACGTTTCAAACCACATTGATTGGTTGGCAACAAAGTGATGATATTGATTGCCTTACCAGAACTTTGGTAGTGCTCAACGACTCTGTTGCTCTGATCTCCTCTTTTGATGAGAATAGTCATATTGAAATATCCATTTTAGGTGAAGTTGGTGTAAAAGAATCTTGGGTGAAGCTTTTCACAATTGGACCCTTTCCATATATTTGGCATCCAATGATAATGGGCAACAAATgtgatataatattttttatgggAAATGAAAACCATGAATTGGCTTCCTTTGATGTTATTAGTGGCAAAGTAATTCACAATATTAGTATTAAAATAGATCTATTTGGTACAGCAACTAAACAAACACTTTCGTTGTGCATGTACAtgtaa
- the LOC107641446 gene encoding ribonuclease 3-like, whose amino-acid sequence MKSVFIIFYIMLITFLFRPTYSTYQYFRLSLQWPPSYQQKYGVLTTQKNFTIHGLWPQNFSRPWPQDCSLSHSFDRNVVNILGRQLAIDWPNLNGQKWNNKFWEAQWKKHGTCSLNNFKQLQYFSLAIGIKNKLDILRMLENAGIRPNATVTYNYNDIVDAIKAKIGPFEPELYCVMPHNNVVLLLEVRVCRDAMGATYISCVNNNNSCQGYLINIPE is encoded by the exons ATGAAATCAGttttcattattttctatatcATGCTAATTACATTTTTATTTCGTCCTACTTATAGTACTTATCAATACTTCAGATTATCCCTACAATGGCCACCATCCTATCAGCAGAAATATGGAGTACTGACAACCCAAAAAAATTTTACAATTCACGGGTTATGGCCACAAAATTTCTCTCGCCCTTGGCCACAAGATTGTTCTTTAAGCCATTCATTTGACAGAAATGTA GTAAATATTTTGGGACGCCAATTAGCAATTGATTGGCCAAATCTAAATGGCCAAAAATGGAATAACAAATTTTGGGAAGCTCAATGGAAGAAGCATGGAACCTGCAGTCTTAATAACTTTAAGCAACTTCAATATTTTAGTTTAGCCATtggtattaaaaataaattggaCATCCTGCGCATGCTCGAAAATGCAGGAATAAGGCCTAATGCAACCGTAACTTATAATTATAATGATATTGTTGATGCAATTAAAGCTAAAATTGGTCCTTTTGAGCCTGAACTATACTGCGTAATGCCTCACAATAATGTTGTGTTATTGCTTGAGGTTCGGGTGTGTCGGGATGCCATGGGAGCTACATATATCTCATGTGTTAATAATAACAACTCATGCCAAGGATATCTCATTAACATACCCGAGTGA